Proteins from a single region of Ziziphus jujuba cultivar Dongzao chromosome 1, ASM3175591v1:
- the LOC107407771 gene encoding formamidopyrimidine-DNA glycosylase isoform X2 gives MPELPEVEVARRAIEDHCIGKTIKRSIVANDSKVIEGVSASDFEAALVGKTIVAAYRKGKNLWLQLDSPPFPSFQFGMAGAIYIKGVAVTTYKRSAVKDTDEWPSKYSKVFIQLDDGLEFSFTDKRRFAKVRLLEDPTSAPPISELGPDALLELKSVDEFVESLSKKKTAIKALLLDQSYISGIGNWVADEVLYQAKIHPLQIASSLSRESCATLHKCIKEVIEKAIELGADSSQYPSNWIFHSREKKPGKAFVDGLAPDLAYFSPIELFIDCSPRKKIEFITAGGRTTAFVPDLQKLSRNQAANAVSKPQKQSGRKKGHKDDSDNDDVDEPASDEDKIAESVKPKKGAKSRGQGRTFPAKRKSKESDDDDDNTEDNDGEDDEDQKKVTNNKQLKAEKTNKKKVPTGKNGKNAKKKAK, from the exons ATGCCGGAGCTTCCGGAGGTGGAGGTGGCTCGGAGGGCCATAGAGGACCACTGCATCGGAAAGACCATCAAAAGGTCGATCGTAGCCAACGACTCCAAGGTCATCGAGGGAGTCTCCGCCTCCGACTTTGAGGCTGCTCTCGTCGGGAAGACTATTGTCGCTGCTTACCGTAAGGGCAAGAATCTCTGGCTTCAACTTGACTCCCCTCCCTTCCCCTCCTTCCAATTCG GGATGGCCGGTGCTATATATATCAAGGGAGTCGCTGTGACGACATACAAGAG GTCTGCTGTAAAGGACACTGATGAGTGGCCATCCAAATATTCCAAGGTCTTTATACAA CTAGATGATGGTCTGGAGTTTTCTTTCACTGACAAGAGGAGATTTGCAAAAGTTCGATTGCTGGAAGAT CCAACTTCTGCGCCTCCAATATCTGAGCTTGGACCTGATGCTCTATTGGAGCTTAAGTCAGTAGATGAATTTGTTGAATCATTGAGTAAGAAGAAAACCGCAATCAAGGCTCTACTGCTTGATCAG AGTTATATATCAGGCATTGGCAATTGGGTTGCAGATGAAGTTCTATACCAA GCAAAAATTCATCCACTGCAAATCGCATCCAGTCTGTCAAGAGAAAGTTGTGCCACTTTACACAAGTGCATCAAAGAG GTCATTGAAAAAGCAATCGAACTTGGAGCTGATAGTAGCCAATATCCTAGTAATTGGATTTTTCATTCCCGTGAAAAGAAGCCTGGAAAGGCTTTTGTTGATGGTTTGGCTCCTGACCTTGCATACTTTTCTCCAATAGAACTGTTCATTGACTGTTCTCCTC GGAAGAAAATTGAATTTATCACTGCTGGAGGCAGG ACAACAGCCTTTGTACCAGATTTGCAAAAGCTAAGTAGAAATCAAGCAGCAAATGCAGTGAGTAAACCGCAAAAGCAAAGTGGCAGGAAAAAAGGACATAAGGATGACAGTGACAATGACGATGTTGATGAACCAGCAAGTGATGAAGATAAAATTGCTGAAAGTGTCAAACCAAAGAAAGGAGCGAAATCCCGAGGTCAAGGAAGGACATTTCCGGCCAAAAGAAAATCTAAAGaaagtgatgatgatgatgataatactGAGGACAATGATGGAGAAGATGATGAGGATCAGAAGAAGGTGACAAATAATAAACAACTCAAGGCAGAGAAGACAAACAAGAAAAAGGTTCCAACTGGTAAAAATGGTAAGAATGCGAAGAAGAAAGCAAAGTAG
- the LOC107407771 gene encoding formamidopyrimidine-DNA glycosylase isoform X7 yields the protein MPELPEVEVARRAIEDHCIGKTIKRSIVANDSKVIEGVSASDFEAALVGKTIVAAYRKGKNLWLQLDSPPFPSFQFGMAGAIYIKGVAVTTYKRSAVKDTDEWPSKYSKVFIQLDDGLEFSFTDKRRFAKVRLLEDPTSAPPISELGPDALLELKSVDEFVESLSKKKTAIKALLLDQSYISGIGNWVADEVLYQAKIHPLQIASSLSRESCATLHKCIKEVVHYAVQVDADSSRFPPKWMFHFRWGKKPGKVNAIELGADSSQYPSNWIFHSREKKPGKAFVDGKKIEFITAGGRTTAFVPDLQKLSRNQAANAVSKPQKQSGRKKGHKDDSDNDDVDEPASDEDKIAESVKPKKGAKSRGQGRTFPAKRKSKESDDDDDNTEDNDGEDDEDQKKVTNNKQLKAEKTNKKKVPTGKNGKNAKKKAK from the exons ATGCCGGAGCTTCCGGAGGTGGAGGTGGCTCGGAGGGCCATAGAGGACCACTGCATCGGAAAGACCATCAAAAGGTCGATCGTAGCCAACGACTCCAAGGTCATCGAGGGAGTCTCCGCCTCCGACTTTGAGGCTGCTCTCGTCGGGAAGACTATTGTCGCTGCTTACCGTAAGGGCAAGAATCTCTGGCTTCAACTTGACTCCCCTCCCTTCCCCTCCTTCCAATTCG GGATGGCCGGTGCTATATATATCAAGGGAGTCGCTGTGACGACATACAAGAG GTCTGCTGTAAAGGACACTGATGAGTGGCCATCCAAATATTCCAAGGTCTTTATACAA CTAGATGATGGTCTGGAGTTTTCTTTCACTGACAAGAGGAGATTTGCAAAAGTTCGATTGCTGGAAGAT CCAACTTCTGCGCCTCCAATATCTGAGCTTGGACCTGATGCTCTATTGGAGCTTAAGTCAGTAGATGAATTTGTTGAATCATTGAGTAAGAAGAAAACCGCAATCAAGGCTCTACTGCTTGATCAG AGTTATATATCAGGCATTGGCAATTGGGTTGCAGATGAAGTTCTATACCAA GCAAAAATTCATCCACTGCAAATCGCATCCAGTCTGTCAAGAGAAAGTTGTGCCACTTTACACAAGTGCATCAAAGAG GTTGTTCATTATGCTGTTCAAGTTGATGCAGACTCCAGTCGTTTTCCCCCTAAATGGATGTTTCATTTTCGCTGGGGCAAAAAACCTGGCAAAGTTAATG CAATCGAACTTGGAGCTGATAGTAGCCAATATCCTAGTAATTGGATTTTTCATTCCCGTGAAAAGAAGCCTGGAAAGGCTTTTGTTGATG GGAAGAAAATTGAATTTATCACTGCTGGAGGCAGG ACAACAGCCTTTGTACCAGATTTGCAAAAGCTAAGTAGAAATCAAGCAGCAAATGCAGTGAGTAAACCGCAAAAGCAAAGTGGCAGGAAAAAAGGACATAAGGATGACAGTGACAATGACGATGTTGATGAACCAGCAAGTGATGAAGATAAAATTGCTGAAAGTGTCAAACCAAAGAAAGGAGCGAAATCCCGAGGTCAAGGAAGGACATTTCCGGCCAAAAGAAAATCTAAAGaaagtgatgatgatgatgataatactGAGGACAATGATGGAGAAGATGATGAGGATCAGAAGAAGGTGACAAATAATAAACAACTCAAGGCAGAGAAGACAAACAAGAAAAAGGTTCCAACTGGTAAAAATGGTAAGAATGCGAAGAAGAAAGCAAAGTAG
- the LOC107407771 gene encoding formamidopyrimidine-DNA glycosylase isoform X1, with product MPELPEVEVARRAIEDHCIGKTIKRSIVANDSKVIEGVSASDFEAALVGKTIVAAYRKGKNLWLQLDSPPFPSFQFGMAGAIYIKGVAVTTYKRSAVKDTDEWPSKYSKVFIQLDDGLEFSFTDKRRFAKVRLLEDPTSAPPISELGPDALLELKSVDEFVESLSKKKTAIKALLLDQSYISGIGNWVADEVLYQFVMQAKIHPLQIASSLSRESCATLHKCIKEVIEKAIELGADSSQYPSNWIFHSREKKPGKAFVDGLAPDLAYFSPIELFIDCSPRKKIEFITAGGRTTAFVPDLQKLSRNQAANAVSKPQKQSGRKKGHKDDSDNDDVDEPASDEDKIAESVKPKKGAKSRGQGRTFPAKRKSKESDDDDDNTEDNDGEDDEDQKKVTNNKQLKAEKTNKKKVPTGKNGKNAKKKAK from the exons ATGCCGGAGCTTCCGGAGGTGGAGGTGGCTCGGAGGGCCATAGAGGACCACTGCATCGGAAAGACCATCAAAAGGTCGATCGTAGCCAACGACTCCAAGGTCATCGAGGGAGTCTCCGCCTCCGACTTTGAGGCTGCTCTCGTCGGGAAGACTATTGTCGCTGCTTACCGTAAGGGCAAGAATCTCTGGCTTCAACTTGACTCCCCTCCCTTCCCCTCCTTCCAATTCG GGATGGCCGGTGCTATATATATCAAGGGAGTCGCTGTGACGACATACAAGAG GTCTGCTGTAAAGGACACTGATGAGTGGCCATCCAAATATTCCAAGGTCTTTATACAA CTAGATGATGGTCTGGAGTTTTCTTTCACTGACAAGAGGAGATTTGCAAAAGTTCGATTGCTGGAAGAT CCAACTTCTGCGCCTCCAATATCTGAGCTTGGACCTGATGCTCTATTGGAGCTTAAGTCAGTAGATGAATTTGTTGAATCATTGAGTAAGAAGAAAACCGCAATCAAGGCTCTACTGCTTGATCAG AGTTATATATCAGGCATTGGCAATTGGGTTGCAGATGAAGTTCTATACCAA TTTGTTATGCAGGCAAAAATTCATCCACTGCAAATCGCATCCAGTCTGTCAAGAGAAAGTTGTGCCACTTTACACAAGTGCATCAAAGAG GTCATTGAAAAAGCAATCGAACTTGGAGCTGATAGTAGCCAATATCCTAGTAATTGGATTTTTCATTCCCGTGAAAAGAAGCCTGGAAAGGCTTTTGTTGATGGTTTGGCTCCTGACCTTGCATACTTTTCTCCAATAGAACTGTTCATTGACTGTTCTCCTC GGAAGAAAATTGAATTTATCACTGCTGGAGGCAGG ACAACAGCCTTTGTACCAGATTTGCAAAAGCTAAGTAGAAATCAAGCAGCAAATGCAGTGAGTAAACCGCAAAAGCAAAGTGGCAGGAAAAAAGGACATAAGGATGACAGTGACAATGACGATGTTGATGAACCAGCAAGTGATGAAGATAAAATTGCTGAAAGTGTCAAACCAAAGAAAGGAGCGAAATCCCGAGGTCAAGGAAGGACATTTCCGGCCAAAAGAAAATCTAAAGaaagtgatgatgatgatgataatactGAGGACAATGATGGAGAAGATGATGAGGATCAGAAGAAGGTGACAAATAATAAACAACTCAAGGCAGAGAAGACAAACAAGAAAAAGGTTCCAACTGGTAAAAATGGTAAGAATGCGAAGAAGAAAGCAAAGTAG
- the LOC107407771 gene encoding formamidopyrimidine-DNA glycosylase isoform X6, with translation MPELPEVEVARRAIEDHCIGKTIKRSIVANDSKVIEGVSASDFEAALVGKTIVAAYRKGKNLWLQLDSPPFPSFQFGMAGAIYIKGVAVTTYKRSAVKDTDEWPSKYSKVFIQLDDGLEFSFTDKRRFAKVRLLEDPTSAPPISELGPDALLELKSVDEFVESLSKKKTAIKALLLDQSYISGIGNWVADEVLYQAKIHPLQIASSLSRESCATLHKCIKEVVHYAVQVDADSSRFPPKWMFHFRWGKKPGKVNGKKIEFITAGGRTTAFVPDLQKLSRNQAANAVSKPQKQSGRKKGHKDDSDNDDVDEPASDEDKIAESVKPKKGAKSRGQGRTFPAKRKSKESDDDDDNTEDNDGEDDEDQKKVTNNKQLKAEKTNKKKVPTGKNGKNAKKKAK, from the exons ATGCCGGAGCTTCCGGAGGTGGAGGTGGCTCGGAGGGCCATAGAGGACCACTGCATCGGAAAGACCATCAAAAGGTCGATCGTAGCCAACGACTCCAAGGTCATCGAGGGAGTCTCCGCCTCCGACTTTGAGGCTGCTCTCGTCGGGAAGACTATTGTCGCTGCTTACCGTAAGGGCAAGAATCTCTGGCTTCAACTTGACTCCCCTCCCTTCCCCTCCTTCCAATTCG GGATGGCCGGTGCTATATATATCAAGGGAGTCGCTGTGACGACATACAAGAG GTCTGCTGTAAAGGACACTGATGAGTGGCCATCCAAATATTCCAAGGTCTTTATACAA CTAGATGATGGTCTGGAGTTTTCTTTCACTGACAAGAGGAGATTTGCAAAAGTTCGATTGCTGGAAGAT CCAACTTCTGCGCCTCCAATATCTGAGCTTGGACCTGATGCTCTATTGGAGCTTAAGTCAGTAGATGAATTTGTTGAATCATTGAGTAAGAAGAAAACCGCAATCAAGGCTCTACTGCTTGATCAG AGTTATATATCAGGCATTGGCAATTGGGTTGCAGATGAAGTTCTATACCAA GCAAAAATTCATCCACTGCAAATCGCATCCAGTCTGTCAAGAGAAAGTTGTGCCACTTTACACAAGTGCATCAAAGAG GTTGTTCATTATGCTGTTCAAGTTGATGCAGACTCCAGTCGTTTTCCCCCTAAATGGATGTTTCATTTTCGCTGGGGCAAAAAACCTGGCAAAGTTAATG GGAAGAAAATTGAATTTATCACTGCTGGAGGCAGG ACAACAGCCTTTGTACCAGATTTGCAAAAGCTAAGTAGAAATCAAGCAGCAAATGCAGTGAGTAAACCGCAAAAGCAAAGTGGCAGGAAAAAAGGACATAAGGATGACAGTGACAATGACGATGTTGATGAACCAGCAAGTGATGAAGATAAAATTGCTGAAAGTGTCAAACCAAAGAAAGGAGCGAAATCCCGAGGTCAAGGAAGGACATTTCCGGCCAAAAGAAAATCTAAAGaaagtgatgatgatgatgataatactGAGGACAATGATGGAGAAGATGATGAGGATCAGAAGAAGGTGACAAATAATAAACAACTCAAGGCAGAGAAGACAAACAAGAAAAAGGTTCCAACTGGTAAAAATGGTAAGAATGCGAAGAAGAAAGCAAAGTAG
- the LOC107407771 gene encoding formamidopyrimidine-DNA glycosylase isoform X3, translated as MPELPEVEVARRAIEDHCIGKTIKRSIVANDSKVIEGVSASDFEAALVGKTIVAAYRKGKNLWLQLDSPPFPSFQFGMAGAIYIKGVAVTTYKRSAVKDTDEWPSKYSKVFIQLDDGLEFSFTDKRRFAKVRLLEDPTSAPPISELGPDALLELKSVDEFVESLSKKKTAIKALLLDQSYISGIGNWVADEVLYQFVMQAKIHPLQIASSLSRESCATLHKCIKEVIEKAIELGADSSQYPSNWIFHSREKKPGKAFVDGKKIEFITAGGRTTAFVPDLQKLSRNQAANAVSKPQKQSGRKKGHKDDSDNDDVDEPASDEDKIAESVKPKKGAKSRGQGRTFPAKRKSKESDDDDDNTEDNDGEDDEDQKKVTNNKQLKAEKTNKKKVPTGKNGKNAKKKAK; from the exons ATGCCGGAGCTTCCGGAGGTGGAGGTGGCTCGGAGGGCCATAGAGGACCACTGCATCGGAAAGACCATCAAAAGGTCGATCGTAGCCAACGACTCCAAGGTCATCGAGGGAGTCTCCGCCTCCGACTTTGAGGCTGCTCTCGTCGGGAAGACTATTGTCGCTGCTTACCGTAAGGGCAAGAATCTCTGGCTTCAACTTGACTCCCCTCCCTTCCCCTCCTTCCAATTCG GGATGGCCGGTGCTATATATATCAAGGGAGTCGCTGTGACGACATACAAGAG GTCTGCTGTAAAGGACACTGATGAGTGGCCATCCAAATATTCCAAGGTCTTTATACAA CTAGATGATGGTCTGGAGTTTTCTTTCACTGACAAGAGGAGATTTGCAAAAGTTCGATTGCTGGAAGAT CCAACTTCTGCGCCTCCAATATCTGAGCTTGGACCTGATGCTCTATTGGAGCTTAAGTCAGTAGATGAATTTGTTGAATCATTGAGTAAGAAGAAAACCGCAATCAAGGCTCTACTGCTTGATCAG AGTTATATATCAGGCATTGGCAATTGGGTTGCAGATGAAGTTCTATACCAA TTTGTTATGCAGGCAAAAATTCATCCACTGCAAATCGCATCCAGTCTGTCAAGAGAAAGTTGTGCCACTTTACACAAGTGCATCAAAGAG GTCATTGAAAAAGCAATCGAACTTGGAGCTGATAGTAGCCAATATCCTAGTAATTGGATTTTTCATTCCCGTGAAAAGAAGCCTGGAAAGGCTTTTGTTGATG GGAAGAAAATTGAATTTATCACTGCTGGAGGCAGG ACAACAGCCTTTGTACCAGATTTGCAAAAGCTAAGTAGAAATCAAGCAGCAAATGCAGTGAGTAAACCGCAAAAGCAAAGTGGCAGGAAAAAAGGACATAAGGATGACAGTGACAATGACGATGTTGATGAACCAGCAAGTGATGAAGATAAAATTGCTGAAAGTGTCAAACCAAAGAAAGGAGCGAAATCCCGAGGTCAAGGAAGGACATTTCCGGCCAAAAGAAAATCTAAAGaaagtgatgatgatgatgataatactGAGGACAATGATGGAGAAGATGATGAGGATCAGAAGAAGGTGACAAATAATAAACAACTCAAGGCAGAGAAGACAAACAAGAAAAAGGTTCCAACTGGTAAAAATGGTAAGAATGCGAAGAAGAAAGCAAAGTAG
- the LOC107407771 gene encoding formamidopyrimidine-DNA glycosylase isoform X4, whose amino-acid sequence MPELPEVEVARRAIEDHCIGKTIKRSIVANDSKVIEGVSASDFEAALVGKTIVAAYRKGKNLWLQLDSPPFPSFQFGMAGAIYIKGVAVTTYKRSAVKDTDEWPSKYSKVFIQLDDGLEFSFTDKRRFAKVRLLEDPTSAPPISELGPDALLELKSVDEFVESLSKKKTAIKALLLDQSYISGIGNWVADEVLYQFVMQAKIHPLQIASSLSRESCATLHKCIKEVVHYAVQVDADSSRFPPKWMFHFRWGKKPGKVNGKKIEFITAGGRTTAFVPDLQKLSRNQAANAVSKPQKQSGRKKGHKDDSDNDDVDEPASDEDKIAESVKPKKGAKSRGQGRTFPAKRKSKESDDDDDNTEDNDGEDDEDQKKVTNNKQLKAEKTNKKKVPTGKNGKNAKKKAK is encoded by the exons ATGCCGGAGCTTCCGGAGGTGGAGGTGGCTCGGAGGGCCATAGAGGACCACTGCATCGGAAAGACCATCAAAAGGTCGATCGTAGCCAACGACTCCAAGGTCATCGAGGGAGTCTCCGCCTCCGACTTTGAGGCTGCTCTCGTCGGGAAGACTATTGTCGCTGCTTACCGTAAGGGCAAGAATCTCTGGCTTCAACTTGACTCCCCTCCCTTCCCCTCCTTCCAATTCG GGATGGCCGGTGCTATATATATCAAGGGAGTCGCTGTGACGACATACAAGAG GTCTGCTGTAAAGGACACTGATGAGTGGCCATCCAAATATTCCAAGGTCTTTATACAA CTAGATGATGGTCTGGAGTTTTCTTTCACTGACAAGAGGAGATTTGCAAAAGTTCGATTGCTGGAAGAT CCAACTTCTGCGCCTCCAATATCTGAGCTTGGACCTGATGCTCTATTGGAGCTTAAGTCAGTAGATGAATTTGTTGAATCATTGAGTAAGAAGAAAACCGCAATCAAGGCTCTACTGCTTGATCAG AGTTATATATCAGGCATTGGCAATTGGGTTGCAGATGAAGTTCTATACCAA TTTGTTATGCAGGCAAAAATTCATCCACTGCAAATCGCATCCAGTCTGTCAAGAGAAAGTTGTGCCACTTTACACAAGTGCATCAAAGAG GTTGTTCATTATGCTGTTCAAGTTGATGCAGACTCCAGTCGTTTTCCCCCTAAATGGATGTTTCATTTTCGCTGGGGCAAAAAACCTGGCAAAGTTAATG GGAAGAAAATTGAATTTATCACTGCTGGAGGCAGG ACAACAGCCTTTGTACCAGATTTGCAAAAGCTAAGTAGAAATCAAGCAGCAAATGCAGTGAGTAAACCGCAAAAGCAAAGTGGCAGGAAAAAAGGACATAAGGATGACAGTGACAATGACGATGTTGATGAACCAGCAAGTGATGAAGATAAAATTGCTGAAAGTGTCAAACCAAAGAAAGGAGCGAAATCCCGAGGTCAAGGAAGGACATTTCCGGCCAAAAGAAAATCTAAAGaaagtgatgatgatgatgataatactGAGGACAATGATGGAGAAGATGATGAGGATCAGAAGAAGGTGACAAATAATAAACAACTCAAGGCAGAGAAGACAAACAAGAAAAAGGTTCCAACTGGTAAAAATGGTAAGAATGCGAAGAAGAAAGCAAAGTAG
- the LOC107407771 gene encoding formamidopyrimidine-DNA glycosylase isoform X5 — protein MPELPEVEVARRAIEDHCIGKTIKRSIVANDSKVIEGVSASDFEAALVGKTIVAAYRKGKNLWLQLDSPPFPSFQFGMAGAIYIKGVAVTTYKRSAVKDTDEWPSKYSKVFIQLDDGLEFSFTDKRRFAKVRLLEDPTSAPPISELGPDALLELKSVDEFVESLSKKKTAIKALLLDQSYISGIGNWVADEVLYQAKIHPLQIASSLSRESCATLHKCIKEVIEKAIELGADSSQYPSNWIFHSREKKPGKAFVDGKKIEFITAGGRTTAFVPDLQKLSRNQAANAVSKPQKQSGRKKGHKDDSDNDDVDEPASDEDKIAESVKPKKGAKSRGQGRTFPAKRKSKESDDDDDNTEDNDGEDDEDQKKVTNNKQLKAEKTNKKKVPTGKNGKNAKKKAK, from the exons ATGCCGGAGCTTCCGGAGGTGGAGGTGGCTCGGAGGGCCATAGAGGACCACTGCATCGGAAAGACCATCAAAAGGTCGATCGTAGCCAACGACTCCAAGGTCATCGAGGGAGTCTCCGCCTCCGACTTTGAGGCTGCTCTCGTCGGGAAGACTATTGTCGCTGCTTACCGTAAGGGCAAGAATCTCTGGCTTCAACTTGACTCCCCTCCCTTCCCCTCCTTCCAATTCG GGATGGCCGGTGCTATATATATCAAGGGAGTCGCTGTGACGACATACAAGAG GTCTGCTGTAAAGGACACTGATGAGTGGCCATCCAAATATTCCAAGGTCTTTATACAA CTAGATGATGGTCTGGAGTTTTCTTTCACTGACAAGAGGAGATTTGCAAAAGTTCGATTGCTGGAAGAT CCAACTTCTGCGCCTCCAATATCTGAGCTTGGACCTGATGCTCTATTGGAGCTTAAGTCAGTAGATGAATTTGTTGAATCATTGAGTAAGAAGAAAACCGCAATCAAGGCTCTACTGCTTGATCAG AGTTATATATCAGGCATTGGCAATTGGGTTGCAGATGAAGTTCTATACCAA GCAAAAATTCATCCACTGCAAATCGCATCCAGTCTGTCAAGAGAAAGTTGTGCCACTTTACACAAGTGCATCAAAGAG GTCATTGAAAAAGCAATCGAACTTGGAGCTGATAGTAGCCAATATCCTAGTAATTGGATTTTTCATTCCCGTGAAAAGAAGCCTGGAAAGGCTTTTGTTGATG GGAAGAAAATTGAATTTATCACTGCTGGAGGCAGG ACAACAGCCTTTGTACCAGATTTGCAAAAGCTAAGTAGAAATCAAGCAGCAAATGCAGTGAGTAAACCGCAAAAGCAAAGTGGCAGGAAAAAAGGACATAAGGATGACAGTGACAATGACGATGTTGATGAACCAGCAAGTGATGAAGATAAAATTGCTGAAAGTGTCAAACCAAAGAAAGGAGCGAAATCCCGAGGTCAAGGAAGGACATTTCCGGCCAAAAGAAAATCTAAAGaaagtgatgatgatgatgataatactGAGGACAATGATGGAGAAGATGATGAGGATCAGAAGAAGGTGACAAATAATAAACAACTCAAGGCAGAGAAGACAAACAAGAAAAAGGTTCCAACTGGTAAAAATGGTAAGAATGCGAAGAAGAAAGCAAAGTAG